A section of the Larus michahellis chromosome 1, bLarMic1.1, whole genome shotgun sequence genome encodes:
- the TMEM60 gene encoding transmembrane protein 60 — protein sequence MRMSLAQRVLLTWLFTLLFLIMLVLKLDEKAPWNWFLIFIPVWIFDTILLVMLIVKMAGRCKSGFDPRNGSQNIKKKAWYLIAMLLKLAFCLALCAKLQRFTTMKLAYVFIPLWALLIGGMVELGYNIFYVRRD from the coding sequence ATGAGAATGTCCCTGGCGCAAAGAGTACTACTGACATGGCTCTTTACGTTGCTCTTCCTGATCATGCTGGTGCTGAAGTTGGATGAGAAAGCACCATGGAACTGGTTCCTCATTTTTATTCCAGTCTGGATATTTGATACTATTCTTCTAGTTATGTTAATTGTAAAAATGGCTGGACGTTGCAAGTCTGGCTTTGACCCTCGCAATGGCTCccaaaacatcaagaaaaaagCCTGGTATCTCATTGCAATGCTACTTAAATTAGCCTTCTGCCTTGCCCTCTGTGCTAAACTGCAGCGATTTACTACGATGAAACTTGCCTACGTATTTATCCCTTTATGGGCCTTGCTTATTGGGGGTATGGTTGAACTTGGATACAACATCTTCTATGTACGAAGAGACTAA